One genomic segment of Streptomyces sp. NBC_00239 includes these proteins:
- a CDS encoding ABC transporter substrate-binding protein, producing the protein MSRTPTRTLPRALTTAAVAALSLALAACGGGSGASDGDGGGKGDAAAVRAALGKPAEITFWTWVPNIEKTVALFERKYPKVKIKIVNAGQSKDEYTKLTTALKAGTGAPDVAQIEYFALPQFAISKSLVNLADYGAAGLRDKFAESAWSQVSVAGGIYGIPQDTGPMAMFYRKDILDRFGAKPPKTWEEYGALARKIRKAGPDVHITYVDPGDAGASNSLIWDFGGKPYAVRGATDVTVDLTEDTGAKAYADTWGPLIDDKLVESTASWNDAWWKSMASGKYATWLAGAWAPAVLEQNIPQSKGQWSVAPMPGGASAENGGSSVAVTTQAKNKAASVAFAQWLNSDPEAVRSLNSEVGLFPATRLLLDDPGFRGAEVPFFPGSKPNGIFADMSKAVRPGWQYLPFQVYANSVFKDSVGQALQPGGDLPGALATWQERLKAFGREQGFTVK; encoded by the coding sequence ATGAGCAGAACCCCCACCCGTACGCTCCCCCGCGCACTCACCACGGCCGCCGTCGCGGCCCTCTCCCTGGCCCTCGCCGCATGCGGTGGCGGCTCCGGGGCCTCGGACGGCGACGGCGGCGGCAAGGGCGACGCGGCGGCCGTGCGGGCCGCGTTGGGCAAGCCCGCCGAGATCACCTTCTGGACGTGGGTCCCGAACATCGAGAAGACGGTCGCGCTCTTCGAGAGGAAGTACCCGAAGGTCAAGATCAAGATCGTCAACGCGGGCCAGTCCAAGGACGAGTACACCAAGCTGACCACCGCCCTCAAGGCGGGCACGGGCGCCCCCGACGTCGCGCAGATCGAGTACTTCGCGCTCCCCCAGTTCGCGATCTCCAAGTCACTGGTCAACCTCGCCGACTACGGCGCGGCCGGCCTCCGGGACAAGTTCGCCGAGTCGGCGTGGTCGCAGGTCAGCGTCGCCGGCGGGATCTACGGGATACCGCAGGACACCGGCCCGATGGCGATGTTCTACCGCAAGGACATCCTCGACCGGTTCGGCGCGAAGCCGCCGAAGACCTGGGAGGAGTACGGCGCGCTGGCCCGGAAGATCCGCAAGGCCGGCCCGGACGTCCACATCACCTACGTCGACCCGGGCGACGCGGGCGCCTCCAACAGCCTCATCTGGGACTTCGGCGGCAAGCCGTACGCCGTCCGGGGCGCCACGGACGTCACCGTCGACCTCACGGAGGACACCGGCGCCAAGGCCTATGCCGACACCTGGGGCCCGCTGATCGACGACAAGCTGGTCGAATCCACCGCGAGCTGGAACGACGCGTGGTGGAAGTCGATGGCCTCCGGGAAGTACGCGACCTGGCTGGCCGGGGCCTGGGCGCCCGCCGTGCTGGAGCAGAACATCCCGCAGAGCAAGGGCCAGTGGTCGGTCGCCCCCATGCCCGGCGGTGCCAGCGCCGAGAACGGCGGCTCGTCGGTCGCGGTGACCACGCAGGCGAAGAACAAGGCGGCTTCGGTGGCCTTCGCCCAGTGGCTCAACTCCGACCCCGAGGCCGTCAGGTCCCTGAACTCCGAGGTCGGCCTGTTCCCCGCGACCCGGCTGCTGCTCGACGACCCCGGCTTCCGCGGCGCCGAGGTGCCGTTCTTCCCCGGCAGCAAGCCGAACGGGATCTTCGCCGACATGTCGAAGGCCGTCCGGCCCGGATGGCAGTACCTGCCGTTCCAGGTGTACGCGAACAGCGTCTTCAAGGACTCCGTCGGCCAGGCCCTCCAGCCCGGCGGCGACCTGCCCGGCGCGCTGGCCACCTGGCAGGAACGGCTGAAGGCCTTCGGCAGGGAACAGGGCTTCACCGTCAAGTAG
- a CDS encoding glycoside hydrolase family 31 protein has translation MTTTTLVLPLLAGERWWGGAVAEGRHMPYPDGYTFDLRDVLANQGMPLLLSDRGRWVHSEHPFTFTIADGLLTARAHDPDAVIEHGEGHGERHDQEHGEEPGGGSGEGRGDLRAAYRHAMARHYPPSGTMPDPLLFGAPQYNLWIETVFEPTQAKVLAYAERLVEEGFPPGVLMIDDRWSNDYGDWSFHPGRFPDPAGMVARLHALGFKVMLWLVPYVTPDSPTARQLNDRGLLVRDTEAGSDADSGTDSGSGTGTGTDSDSGAGTGTETGPGAGGRAKVAWWWNGWSAGLDLLDPRARAWLTGRLEALRDDIGIDGFKFDGGDAPWWRALGCADPEAYTRAWNRFGTDWPLNEFRDAWRAAGLPLAQRQQDKYHLWEGRFGLAGLIPIALAQAVTGHAFTCPDMIGGGEFRFVPGEGGAGFDEELFVRYAQIAALFPMMQFSMAPWRVLSPDALAIVRDAARLHTEFAPEILALAEHAAATGEPVQRPLEWAFPHRGYATVIDQFMLGDSLMVAPVVTKGSAGREVLVPPGTWRADDGRSYTGPATVWVDAPLNRLPYFRSVPESDRP, from the coding sequence ATGACGACGACGACACTCGTACTGCCCCTCCTCGCCGGCGAACGCTGGTGGGGCGGTGCGGTCGCCGAGGGGCGGCACATGCCGTACCCCGACGGCTACACCTTCGACCTGCGTGACGTGCTGGCGAACCAGGGCATGCCGCTGCTGCTGTCCGACCGGGGCCGCTGGGTCCACAGCGAGCACCCCTTCACCTTCACGATCGCCGACGGCCTGCTGACCGCGCGGGCCCACGACCCGGACGCGGTCATCGAGCACGGCGAGGGGCACGGCGAGCGGCACGACCAAGAGCACGGCGAAGAACCGGGCGGGGGAAGCGGCGAGGGGCGCGGCGATCTGCGGGCCGCGTACCGGCACGCGATGGCCCGCCACTACCCGCCGTCCGGCACGATGCCGGACCCGCTCCTCTTCGGCGCTCCGCAGTACAACCTGTGGATCGAGACGGTGTTCGAGCCGACCCAGGCGAAGGTCCTGGCGTACGCGGAGCGGCTGGTCGAGGAGGGTTTCCCGCCCGGCGTGCTCATGATCGACGACCGGTGGAGCAACGACTACGGCGACTGGTCCTTCCACCCCGGGCGCTTCCCCGATCCTGCGGGCATGGTCGCCCGTCTCCACGCGCTCGGCTTCAAGGTGATGCTGTGGCTGGTCCCCTACGTGACCCCGGACTCCCCCACGGCGCGGCAGCTGAACGACCGGGGACTGCTGGTCCGCGACACGGAAGCCGGATCCGACGCCGACTCCGGCACCGACTCCGGCTCCGGCACCGGCACCGGCACCGATTCCGACTCCGGTGCCGGCACCGGCACCGAGACGGGGCCGGGCGCCGGCGGGCGCGCGAAGGTCGCCTGGTGGTGGAACGGCTGGAGCGCCGGCCTCGACCTGCTCGACCCGCGGGCGCGGGCCTGGCTGACCGGCCGCCTGGAAGCCCTGCGCGACGACATCGGCATCGACGGCTTCAAGTTCGACGGCGGCGACGCGCCCTGGTGGCGTGCGCTGGGCTGCGCGGACCCGGAGGCGTACACCCGTGCCTGGAACCGGTTCGGTACGGACTGGCCGCTCAACGAGTTCCGCGACGCGTGGCGGGCCGCGGGCCTGCCGCTCGCACAACGCCAGCAGGACAAGTACCACCTGTGGGAGGGGCGGTTCGGCCTGGCCGGTCTGATCCCGATCGCCCTGGCCCAGGCGGTGACCGGCCATGCGTTCACCTGCCCCGACATGATCGGCGGCGGCGAGTTCCGCTTCGTCCCGGGCGAGGGCGGTGCGGGGTTCGACGAGGAACTGTTCGTGCGGTACGCCCAGATCGCCGCGCTGTTCCCGATGATGCAGTTCTCGATGGCCCCGTGGCGGGTGCTCTCTCCCGACGCCCTCGCGATCGTCCGCGACGCCGCCCGCCTGCACACCGAGTTCGCCCCGGAGATCCTCGCGCTCGCCGAACACGCCGCGGCCACCGGCGAGCCGGTCCAGCGCCCCCTGGAATGGGCCTTCCCGCACCGGGGCTACGCCACGGTCATCGACCAGTTCATGCTGGGCGACTCCCTGATGGTGGCGCCGGTGGTGACCAAGGGCTCGGCCGGGCGCGAGGTCCTCGTCCCGCCGGGCACCTGGCGGGCCGACGACGGCCGCTCGTACACGGGCCCGGCAACGGTCTGGGTGGACGCCCCTCTGAATAGGCTGCCGTACTTCCGCAGCGTCCCGGAGTCCGACCGTCCGTAA
- a CDS encoding carbohydrate ABC transporter permease: MTGTATARRRRRRHRPGRSAALTVAMGLMLAYTLVPLVWLAISATKSNQTLFDSHGLWFGDGFHLFDNIRDVFTYDDGIYLRWFGNTLLYSVVGAGGASVIATMGGYALAKYEFAGRRALSALVIGAISIPATALAVPTYLLFSDMGIVNTPWAVLLPSLASPFGLYLMRVYAADAVPDAMLEAARIDGAGELRIFATISLRLLAPGFVTVLLFALVSTWNNYFLPLIVLNDPELFPLTVGLRQWDSLAQGGSGAGAIPILPLVITGSLLAIVPLVVAFLFLQRYWQSGLAAGGVKQ; encoded by the coding sequence GTGACCGGCACCGCCACCGCCCGCCGGCGCCGGCGCCGCCACCGGCCGGGCAGGTCCGCCGCCCTGACCGTGGCGATGGGCCTGATGCTCGCGTACACCCTGGTCCCCCTGGTCTGGCTGGCCATCAGCGCCACCAAGTCCAACCAGACCCTGTTCGACTCGCACGGCCTGTGGTTCGGGGACGGTTTCCACCTCTTCGACAACATCCGCGACGTGTTCACGTACGACGACGGGATCTACCTGCGCTGGTTCGGCAACACGCTGCTCTACTCGGTGGTGGGCGCGGGCGGGGCCTCGGTCATCGCGACGATGGGCGGGTACGCCCTGGCCAAGTACGAGTTCGCCGGCCGCCGGGCGCTGTCGGCCCTGGTCATCGGCGCGATCTCGATCCCGGCGACGGCCCTGGCCGTCCCCACGTACCTGCTGTTCAGTGACATGGGCATCGTCAACACGCCGTGGGCGGTGCTGCTGCCCTCCCTCGCCAGCCCCTTCGGGCTCTACCTGATGCGGGTGTACGCGGCCGATGCCGTGCCGGACGCGATGCTGGAGGCCGCGCGCATCGACGGCGCCGGGGAGCTGCGGATCTTCGCCACCATCTCGCTGCGCCTGCTGGCTCCCGGCTTCGTCACCGTGCTGCTGTTCGCCCTCGTCTCCACCTGGAACAACTACTTCCTGCCGCTGATCGTCCTCAACGATCCGGAGCTGTTCCCCCTCACGGTGGGGCTGCGCCAGTGGGACTCGCTCGCCCAGGGCGGCAGCGGCGCCGGCGCCATCCCGATCCTCCCCCTGGTGATCACCGGCAGCCTGCTGGCCATCGTCCCGCTGGTCGTCGCGTTCCTCTTCCTCCAGCGGTACTGGCAGTCGGGGCTCGCCGCCGGCGGGGTCAAGCAGTAG
- a CDS encoding carbohydrate ABC transporter permease, translating to MRRRGAVQRNLTAYAFFLPFLGAFGIGVVAPLVYSVNLSLYQERMIGGKVFSGLDNYAKAFQDGLFHAGLGRVAVFFAIQVPLMLGLALLAALAIDSGRLHAPGLFRIGIFVPYAVPGVVAALMWGYLYGDRFGLAGEVGDLLHTELPDLLSGSWMLASIGNIVTWSYVGYNMLIFYAALRSIPRELYEAAEVDGAGAVRKAFSIKLPALRPALLLATTFSVIGSFQLFNEPSVLQALAPAAVTTNYTPNMYAYSLAFDGRQFNYSAAVAVLLGLVTVIVAYVVQLATARRERLL from the coding sequence GTGAGGCGACGCGGCGCCGTCCAGCGCAACCTCACCGCCTACGCGTTCTTCCTGCCGTTCCTGGGCGCCTTCGGCATCGGAGTCGTCGCCCCGCTGGTGTACTCGGTCAACCTGAGCCTGTACCAGGAGCGCATGATCGGCGGGAAGGTCTTCTCCGGGCTGGACAACTACGCCAAGGCGTTCCAGGACGGCCTGTTCCACGCCGGACTCGGCCGCGTGGCGGTCTTCTTCGCGATCCAGGTCCCGCTCATGCTCGGCCTGGCCCTCCTGGCCGCCCTCGCGATCGACAGCGGACGGCTGCACGCGCCGGGACTGTTCCGCATCGGCATCTTCGTGCCCTACGCCGTTCCCGGCGTGGTCGCGGCCCTGATGTGGGGGTACCTGTACGGCGACCGCTTCGGCCTGGCCGGCGAGGTCGGCGACCTCCTGCACACCGAGCTGCCCGACCTGCTCTCCGGCAGCTGGATGCTCGCGTCGATCGGCAACATCGTCACGTGGTCGTACGTCGGCTACAACATGCTGATCTTCTACGCCGCGCTGCGCTCCATCCCCCGGGAGCTGTACGAGGCGGCCGAGGTCGACGGCGCCGGCGCCGTCCGCAAGGCGTTCAGCATCAAACTCCCGGCGCTGCGCCCGGCCCTGCTGCTGGCCACCACGTTCTCGGTGATCGGCAGCTTCCAGCTCTTCAACGAGCCGAGCGTCCTCCAGGCCCTGGCTCCCGCCGCCGTCACCACGAACTACACGCCCAACATGTACGCGTACAGCCTCGCCTTCGACGGGCGCCAGTTCAACTACTCGGCCGCCGTCGCCGTCCTGCTCGGCCTGGTCACCGTGATCGTCGCGTACGTGGTCCAGCTGGCCACCGCCCGAAGGGAGCGCCTCCTGTGA
- a CDS encoding beta-galactosidase: protein MNSPAPDRARNLRARLGGLGFGGDYNPEQWDAATRAEDLHLMNEAGVNLVNLAVFAWARVEPARDAYDFGFFDTVMDDLAAHGITANLATMTASPPPWLAAEHPEILPVTASGGVLSPGGRQHFCPSSPVFRDRAVRLAEAVAAHYRDHPALGVWHVGNEYGIHVAECFCDTSAADFRRWLTDRYGDIDALNDAWSTDFWSQRYTGFDQIAPPRAAPTYPNPSQQLDFKRFSSDALRTCFTLERDALRRITPDVPVTTNFLAGHKSVDVQRWAPEMDLLALDSYPDPHEESAHIGAALSYDVLRGAADGRPWLLTEQAPSAVNWRDRNAGKSPGRMRLWSWQAVAQGADAVMYFQWRQSRGGAEKFHSGMVPHAGAETRVHAEVRELGRELALAPELAGTRLRNEVAIVFDWDNWWALELDSHPSNGVQCLDRVLDHYTPLFEAGVGIDVVHPSADLSPYKLLVLPSHYLLSAEHAARIAAFVAAGGGLLASFFTGIVDEHDRVHMGGYPAPLGDVLGLRVEEFWPAAEGETVALRAADANSPAPAAGSLWREDVKLAGARPELFFAGPDWDDDRPAATVHTHGAGTARYVATRPDPGTMRALVDRALADAGVGAVLPGLPAGVQATLRHGADHDVLVLLNHTEEKHEVSLPAGRLDLLDVRRPAVRHVTLAPRGVAVLGSAGT, encoded by the coding sequence ATGAACTCCCCGGCACCAGACCGTGCCCGAAACCTCCGCGCCCGACTGGGCGGTCTCGGATTCGGCGGCGACTACAACCCCGAGCAGTGGGACGCAGCCACCCGCGCCGAGGACCTGCACCTCATGAACGAGGCCGGGGTCAACCTCGTCAACCTCGCCGTCTTCGCCTGGGCCCGCGTCGAACCGGCCCGCGACGCCTACGACTTCGGCTTCTTCGACACCGTCATGGACGACCTGGCCGCCCACGGCATCACCGCCAACCTCGCCACCATGACCGCCTCGCCGCCCCCGTGGCTCGCCGCCGAGCACCCGGAGATCCTGCCCGTCACCGCCTCCGGAGGCGTCCTGTCACCGGGCGGCCGCCAGCACTTCTGCCCGTCCAGCCCGGTCTTCCGCGACCGGGCCGTGCGCCTGGCCGAAGCCGTCGCCGCCCACTACCGCGACCACCCGGCGCTGGGCGTCTGGCACGTCGGCAACGAGTACGGCATCCACGTCGCCGAATGCTTCTGCGACACCTCCGCCGCCGACTTCCGCCGCTGGCTGACGGACCGCTACGGCGACATCGACGCCCTCAACGACGCCTGGTCCACCGACTTCTGGTCCCAGCGCTACACCGGCTTCGACCAGATCGCGCCCCCGCGCGCCGCACCCACCTACCCCAACCCCTCCCAGCAACTCGACTTCAAACGGTTCAGCAGCGACGCGCTGCGCACCTGCTTCACCCTCGAACGCGACGCCCTGCGCCGCATCACCCCCGACGTCCCGGTCACCACGAACTTCCTCGCCGGACACAAGTCGGTCGACGTCCAGCGCTGGGCGCCGGAGATGGACCTCCTCGCCCTCGACAGCTACCCCGACCCGCACGAGGAGTCGGCGCACATCGGCGCGGCGCTCTCGTACGACGTCCTGCGCGGCGCGGCCGACGGAAGGCCGTGGCTGCTGACCGAGCAGGCGCCCTCCGCCGTCAACTGGCGCGACCGCAACGCGGGCAAGAGCCCGGGCCGGATGCGGCTGTGGAGCTGGCAGGCCGTCGCGCAGGGCGCGGACGCCGTCATGTACTTCCAGTGGCGCCAGTCCCGCGGGGGCGCGGAGAAGTTCCACTCGGGCATGGTGCCGCACGCCGGAGCCGAGACCCGGGTGCACGCCGAAGTGCGCGAGCTGGGCCGTGAACTGGCCCTGGCGCCCGAACTGGCCGGTACGCGCCTCCGCAACGAGGTCGCGATCGTCTTCGACTGGGACAACTGGTGGGCCCTGGAACTCGACTCGCACCCCTCGAACGGCGTGCAGTGTCTCGACCGGGTCCTCGACCACTACACCCCGCTGTTCGAAGCCGGCGTCGGCATCGACGTCGTACACCCCTCGGCGGACCTCTCGCCGTACAAGCTGCTGGTGCTGCCCAGCCACTACCTGCTGTCGGCCGAGCACGCCGCGCGGATCGCCGCGTTCGTGGCGGCCGGGGGCGGTCTCCTCGCCTCCTTCTTCACCGGGATCGTCGACGAGCACGACCGCGTGCACATGGGCGGCTATCCCGCCCCGCTCGGCGACGTACTGGGCCTGCGGGTCGAGGAGTTCTGGCCGGCCGCGGAGGGTGAGACGGTCGCGCTGCGCGCGGCGGACGCGAACTCCCCGGCCCCCGCCGCGGGTTCGCTGTGGCGCGAGGACGTGAAACTCGCCGGCGCCCGCCCCGAACTCTTCTTCGCCGGACCCGACTGGGACGACGACCGCCCGGCGGCCACGGTCCACACCCACGGCGCGGGCACGGCCCGCTACGTCGCGACCCGCCCGGACCCCGGCACGATGCGCGCGCTCGTCGACCGCGCACTCGCCGACGCCGGAGTCGGCGCGGTCCTGCCCGGGCTGCCCGCGGGCGTCCAGGCGACCCTCCGGCACGGGGCGGACCACGACGTCCTCGTCCTGCTCAACCACACCGAGGAGAAGCACGA
- a CDS encoding LacI family DNA-binding transcriptional regulator — translation MADVAAVAGVSAQTVSRVLNATARVDDATRDRVVRAVRMLGYRPNTAARALATGRFRMIGVISFDLKAHGNARTLESIVSAVQSTEYSVNVVVPQAQTPEAVLDAFRRLSGHAVDGVIVNEAQILAGSLMLPLGLPVVVVDGGDDHSYPGVHTDHAAGAEIAVNHLLGLGHTTVWHLAGPQDSHPARRRAEAWQRTLRAAGAPVPPVVHGDWSAESGYRAGHELAGRPEVTAVFAANDQMALGLVRALHDAGRSVPRDVSVVGFDNITESAYFLPPLTTVDQDLSRVGAACVERLLGQIDGHVPTDASVVSVGPTLVERASAAPPRA, via the coding sequence ATGGCGGACGTCGCGGCCGTGGCCGGGGTTTCGGCGCAGACCGTCTCCCGCGTGCTCAACGCGACCGCCCGCGTCGACGACGCCACCCGCGACCGGGTCGTCCGGGCCGTGCGCATGCTCGGATACCGGCCCAACACCGCCGCCCGGGCGCTGGCCACCGGCAGGTTCCGGATGATCGGAGTCATCAGCTTCGACCTCAAGGCGCACGGCAACGCCCGCACGCTGGAGTCGATCGTCTCGGCCGTGCAGTCCACCGAGTACTCGGTCAACGTCGTCGTCCCACAGGCGCAGACCCCCGAGGCGGTGCTGGACGCCTTCCGCAGGCTCAGCGGCCACGCCGTGGACGGGGTCATCGTGAACGAGGCGCAGATCCTGGCAGGTTCGCTGATGCTCCCGCTGGGGCTCCCCGTCGTGGTCGTCGACGGCGGCGACGACCACTCCTACCCCGGCGTCCACACCGACCACGCGGCCGGTGCGGAGATCGCCGTCAACCACCTGCTGGGGCTCGGCCACACCACGGTGTGGCACCTGGCCGGCCCGCAGGACTCCCACCCCGCGCGCCGCCGCGCCGAAGCGTGGCAGCGCACGCTACGGGCGGCGGGTGCCCCGGTCCCGCCGGTCGTCCACGGCGACTGGAGCGCCGAGAGCGGCTACCGGGCCGGGCACGAACTCGCCGGCCGGCCGGAGGTCACCGCCGTGTTCGCCGCCAACGACCAGATGGCGCTCGGGCTGGTCCGGGCCCTCCACGACGCGGGGCGCTCGGTGCCGCGGGACGTGAGCGTGGTCGGCTTCGACAACATCACGGAATCCGCCTACTTCCTCCCGCCCCTGACCACCGTCGACCAGGACCTCTCCCGGGTCGGAGCGGCATGCGTGGAGCGGCTCCTCGGGCAGATCGACGGCCACGTGCCGACGGACGCCTCCGTCGTGTCGGTCGGGCCGACGCTGGTGGAGCGTGCCAGCGCGGCCCCGCCGCGGGCCTGA